A region of Reichenbachiella carrageenanivorans DNA encodes the following proteins:
- a CDS encoding aldehyde dehydrogenase: protein MQKIDNYIDGELVAPIDDAYLDNVNPATGQVYALTPDSDQKDVQRAVDAAKAAFSAWSSCGIETRARLLDKIADLIDENIDILARAESIDNGKPLSLARNVDIPRASANFRFYASGIQHFASESHYMEGLAINYTQRTPIGVAGCISPWNLPLYLFSWKIAPALAAGNTVVAKPTEVAPMTAYLLSKICIDAGLPKGVLNIVHGFGHKVGQAIVAHEDIPVISFTGGTETGKKIATTAAPMFKKMSLELGGKNPNIIFADCDFDEMLKTTLRSSFANQGQICLCGSRIFVERPIYEKFKMAFVSKVQKMKVGDPLDEQTRMGAVVSETHMNKVLGYIQLAQQEGGTVLAGGQRVIVDGDCAEGYFIAPTVIEGLHANCRTNQEEIFGPVVTMMPFDTEDEVLQMANATPYGLAATVWTQDLKRAHKFSHQLKSAIVWVNCWLLRDLRTPFGGMKQSGMGREGGFEALRFFTEPQNICIKL, encoded by the coding sequence ATGCAAAAAATAGATAACTATATCGATGGAGAATTGGTGGCTCCTATCGATGACGCTTACCTTGACAATGTGAATCCTGCTACAGGGCAGGTCTATGCGCTCACACCAGATAGCGATCAAAAAGATGTGCAACGAGCTGTAGATGCAGCCAAGGCTGCTTTTTCGGCTTGGTCTTCGTGCGGTATCGAAACACGAGCTCGCCTATTGGATAAAATTGCAGATTTGATTGATGAAAATATAGATATACTGGCGAGAGCAGAGTCTATAGATAATGGGAAGCCATTGAGTCTGGCAAGGAATGTAGATATCCCTAGGGCTTCCGCCAATTTTAGGTTTTATGCCAGCGGCATCCAGCATTTTGCTTCAGAGTCGCATTACATGGAAGGCCTTGCTATAAACTATACACAGCGTACCCCTATAGGGGTAGCAGGGTGTATCTCCCCGTGGAATTTACCGCTCTATTTGTTTAGCTGGAAGATCGCACCCGCATTGGCGGCTGGCAATACCGTGGTGGCCAAACCTACAGAAGTAGCCCCTATGACGGCCTATTTACTTTCCAAAATCTGTATCGATGCAGGGTTGCCTAAAGGCGTACTCAATATCGTACATGGCTTTGGGCATAAGGTGGGGCAGGCCATAGTGGCACATGAAGACATACCTGTGATCTCTTTTACTGGAGGCACGGAGACGGGGAAAAAGATAGCGACTACGGCTGCACCTATGTTCAAGAAGATGTCACTAGAGCTAGGGGGCAAAAATCCCAATATCATTTTTGCAGACTGCGACTTTGATGAAATGCTCAAGACGACATTGCGTTCGTCGTTTGCCAACCAAGGCCAGATTTGTTTATGTGGGTCGCGCATATTTGTAGAGCGTCCGATCTATGAGAAATTCAAAATGGCTTTTGTCTCCAAAGTGCAAAAAATGAAAGTGGGAGATCCGCTCGACGAACAAACCCGTATGGGAGCGGTAGTGTCCGAGACACACATGAATAAAGTTCTGGGCTATATTCAGTTGGCTCAGCAGGAGGGTGGTACCGTGTTGGCAGGAGGGCAGCGTGTGATCGTGGATGGGGATTGTGCTGAGGGTTATTTTATAGCCCCGACTGTCATAGAAGGGCTCCATGCCAACTGCCGTACTAACCAGGAAGAAATATTTGGACCAGTCGTGACTATGATGCCTTTCGATACGGAAGACGAAGTGTTGCAGATGGCTAATGCTACCCCGTATGGATTGGCAGCTACAGTATGGACGCAGGATTTGAAACGTGCACATAAGTTTTCGCACCAGCTCAAGAGTGCCATAGTATGGGTCAACTGCTGGTTGCTGCGCGACTTGCGCACACCTTTTGGGGGAATGAAACAGTCTGGTATGGGTAGGGAAGGAGGATTTGAGGCTTTACGTTTCTTTACCGAACCTCAGAATATTTGTATCAAGTTGTAG
- a CDS encoding SDR family oxidoreductase, translated as MNLNLEGRAALVCGSTQGIGKAIAEELARMGASVTLVARNIAKLQEVKEGLDTSHKQVHQYIQADFSNPAELQSKITEYLAINPAPVILVNNTGGPAGGQIIDEPYLKFMDTMSAHLECNHLLAQALVPGMKTSSFGRIINIISTSVYMPIPGLGVSNTVRGAVASWAKTLSIELGQYGITVNNVLPGFTDTARLASIIKAKAEKTGQTEEEVSTAMKKEAPAQRFGLAEETAAAAAFLASPAAGYINGVSLPVDGGRTGCI; from the coding sequence ATGAACTTAAACCTAGAAGGAAGAGCGGCACTTGTTTGTGGAAGTACCCAAGGAATAGGCAAGGCTATAGCAGAAGAACTAGCCCGAATGGGTGCAAGTGTGACACTAGTAGCACGCAATATAGCCAAGCTACAAGAAGTGAAAGAAGGCCTCGATACGAGTCACAAGCAAGTCCATCAATATATTCAAGCCGACTTTAGCAATCCAGCTGAGCTACAAAGCAAAATTACAGAGTATCTCGCTATCAATCCAGCACCAGTGATACTGGTCAACAATACAGGTGGCCCAGCAGGTGGTCAAATCATAGATGAGCCATATCTCAAATTTATGGATACGATGTCTGCGCATTTGGAATGTAATCACCTATTGGCGCAAGCCCTAGTGCCAGGCATGAAAACAAGTAGTTTTGGCCGTATTATCAATATCATTTCTACTTCGGTATATATGCCTATACCTGGCCTTGGAGTATCCAACACCGTACGTGGTGCTGTGGCCAGCTGGGCCAAAACTCTTTCTATAGAGCTGGGACAGTATGGTATTACCGTCAATAATGTATTGCCTGGGTTTACGGATACCGCCCGTTTGGCGAGTATCATCAAAGCCAAGGCCGAAAAGACAGGGCAGACTGAAGAAGAAGTCAGTACAGCGATGAAAAAAGAGGCTCCAGCCCAGCGATTTGGTTTGGCCGAAGAAACCGCCGCTGCTGCTGCATTTTTAGCCTCTCCCGCTGCTGGCTACATCAATGGCGTAAGTCTGCCAGTAGACGGTGGCCGCACAGGCTGTATCTGA
- a CDS encoding AraC family transcriptional regulator yields MELIEKENLIFKAGDTGIFLGKIKDNAQHQHYALQLTIAVNDAFELTSEEGKRVAQSVVVHPQVPHQLDSRDQQVLVILFNPASAVGHFLHKHQTSQPVEEYDEEWIGYLRMFAQDLLKNEINEKTFLSACINSMAEYNVRCLSAKHEVDKRILATLQYLDRHTRSVVSLEEMAEEMCLSESRFQHLFKEHTGLSYRRMQLWKRLVASFDQAKSVKTLTELAHLSGFSDSAHYSKTFKESFGLRPSELFGNSQLILD; encoded by the coding sequence TTGGAATTGATCGAAAAAGAGAATCTAATTTTTAAGGCGGGTGATACTGGTATCTTTTTAGGAAAAATAAAAGATAATGCGCAACACCAGCATTATGCCCTGCAGCTGACCATAGCCGTAAACGATGCGTTTGAATTGACTAGCGAAGAAGGCAAGCGAGTGGCTCAATCAGTAGTTGTCCACCCGCAAGTACCTCATCAGCTCGATAGTAGAGACCAGCAAGTGCTCGTTATACTTTTCAATCCTGCTAGTGCTGTAGGCCATTTTTTGCATAAACATCAGACCAGTCAGCCAGTAGAGGAATACGACGAAGAATGGATTGGTTATTTACGGATGTTTGCACAGGACTTACTCAAAAACGAGATCAATGAAAAAACTTTCTTGAGTGCCTGTATCAATTCTATGGCGGAGTACAATGTGCGATGTCTCTCGGCTAAGCATGAAGTAGATAAGCGAATATTGGCTACGTTACAATACCTAGATCGCCACACCCGATCGGTAGTCTCGTTAGAAGAGATGGCAGAAGAAATGTGTTTGTCCGAGAGTAGGTTTCAACATTTATTTAAAGAGCACACAGGCTTGTCTTATAGGAGAATGCAGCTGTGGAAGCGTTTGGTAGCTTCATTCGATCAGGCAAAGTCGGTAAAAACACTCACAGAACTGGCACACTTGTCGGGGTTTTCTGATAGTGCACATTATAGTAAGACCTTCAAAGAATCATTTGGTCTCAGACCGTCAGAGTTGTTTGGCAATAGCCAATTGATCTTAGACTGA
- the rnhA gene encoding ribonuclease HI: MTQPSIIIYTDGSSRGNPGPGGYGTVLLAKGHRKELSEGFRKTTNNRMELLAVIKGLEALKVINAEVLVYSDSKYVVDAVEKGWLWGWVKKGFKDKKNRDLWERFIPPYKRNKVTFKWVKGHAGIPENERCDELAVEAATAPNLPADQAFENGINDF, translated from the coding sequence ATGACTCAGCCCAGCATTATCATTTATACCGACGGTTCATCACGAGGCAATCCAGGTCCTGGCGGCTATGGCACTGTGCTTTTGGCCAAGGGGCATAGAAAAGAACTGTCTGAGGGTTTTCGGAAAACCACCAACAACCGTATGGAGTTGCTCGCTGTTATCAAAGGATTAGAAGCTCTAAAGGTGATTAATGCTGAAGTACTCGTTTATTCTGATTCGAAATATGTGGTGGATGCTGTGGAAAAAGGCTGGCTCTGGGGCTGGGTAAAAAAAGGCTTTAAAGACAAAAAAAATCGAGACCTATGGGAGCGATTTATCCCACCTTACAAGCGCAATAAAGTCACCTTCAAGTGGGTGAAAGGTCACGCAGGAATCCCCGAAAATGAGCGCTGCGACGAGCTGGCGGTAGAAGCAGCTACCGCACCCAACCTTCCTGCCGATCAGGCTTTTGAGAATGGGATTAATGATTTTTAG
- a CDS encoding MarC family protein, whose translation MSMDFTQILSVSLILFSVIDILGSIPIIINLRKKSGTIYSGKATIVAGFIMIIFLFLGDKILGLLGIDVGSFAIAGALIMFLIGMEMVLGIELFKSDEEETSSSSIVPIAFPLIAGPGTMTSLISLRAEFELTNILIGILINLILIYVVLKSSSWLERKIGHAGFNIIRKVFGIILLAISIKLFKNGIAI comes from the coding sequence ATGAGTATGGATTTTACGCAAATATTATCAGTATCATTGATTCTGTTTTCAGTGATAGATATTCTGGGAAGTATCCCCATTATTATCAACCTGAGAAAAAAATCAGGCACGATCTATAGTGGCAAGGCTACTATTGTGGCTGGTTTTATCATGATTATTTTTCTCTTTTTAGGAGACAAAATTCTTGGGTTGCTTGGTATCGATGTAGGTTCATTTGCCATAGCAGGAGCATTGATTATGTTTTTGATCGGGATGGAAATGGTTTTAGGTATTGAGTTGTTCAAGTCTGATGAAGAAGAAACCAGCTCGTCTTCCATCGTGCCTATTGCTTTTCCATTGATTGCCGGGCCAGGCACCATGACTTCCTTGATTTCGCTTCGTGCAGAATTTGAACTGACCAATATACTGATAGGGATTTTGATCAATTTGATATTGATTTATGTCGTGCTCAAGTCATCGAGTTGGCTCGAAAGGAAAATCGGTCATGCAGGATTCAATATTATTCGAAAGGTATTCGGCATTATCCTTTTGGCCATTTCAATCAAATTATTTAAAAACGGGATTGCGATATAA
- the aroQ gene encoding type II 3-dehydroquinate dehydratase, translated as MKILILNGPNLNLLGKREPEIYGTQTFEDFFEELKTDFPDVVLSYFQSNHEGALIDKIHEVGFDYEGIVFNAGGYTHTSVALADAVKGVTTPVIEVHISNVMERESFRHHSYLTPVCVAHYIGLGLDGYKEGIRYLLNNKS; from the coding sequence ATGAAAATACTTATTCTCAACGGCCCAAACCTTAATTTGCTCGGCAAGCGTGAACCTGAAATCTATGGTACGCAAACGTTCGAGGACTTTTTCGAAGAGTTGAAAACTGACTTTCCTGATGTAGTATTGAGCTATTTTCAGAGCAACCATGAAGGTGCTTTGATCGACAAAATCCATGAAGTAGGATTCGATTACGAGGGAATCGTATTCAATGCAGGAGGCTATACCCATACCTCTGTAGCATTGGCCGATGCGGTGAAAGGAGTGACCACACCTGTGATAGAGGTACACATTTCTAACGTGATGGAGCGAGAGTCTTTTAGACATCACAGTTACCTTACACCTGTGTGTGTGGCTCACTATATCGGTCTAGGGCTAGATGGATACAAAGAAGGGATTAGATATTTATTAAACAACAAGTCATGA
- the xerD gene encoding site-specific tyrosine recombinase XerD has product MSWSFYIKQFKSYLQLERSLAPNSVEAYVQDVVKLEQFLTLSGSDIGPLKVKDSDIRDLLEYIHELGMSAYSQARIVSGIKSFYKYLVFEGDIDKDPSELIEAPKLGRKLPDTLNVQEIDTLLAAIDMSTAEGPRNRAMLETLYSSGLRVSELVNLQLNCVLDDIGFLRVIGKGNKERLVPIGREALKHLNIYVDHVRCHLDIKKGHEHFVFLNRRGAQLTRVMIFTIIKNLALRIGLNKKISPHTFRHSFATHLIEGGADLRAVQEMLGHESITTTEIYTHLDRDYLTQIIRDFHPRS; this is encoded by the coding sequence ATGTCTTGGAGCTTTTACATCAAACAATTCAAATCCTACCTGCAGTTGGAGCGCTCACTGGCTCCCAACTCCGTAGAAGCTTATGTCCAAGATGTTGTAAAGCTGGAGCAATTCCTAACTCTAAGTGGATCGGACATTGGTCCGCTAAAAGTGAAAGACTCTGACATCCGAGATCTCCTCGAATACATCCATGAACTAGGCATGTCGGCCTACTCACAGGCTCGCATCGTGTCAGGCATCAAATCTTTTTACAAATACTTAGTATTCGAAGGCGATATCGATAAAGATCCCTCCGAACTGATCGAAGCACCCAAACTGGGGCGTAAACTACCCGACACGCTCAATGTGCAAGAAATAGACACCCTGCTAGCAGCCATAGACATGAGTACTGCCGAAGGGCCTCGTAATCGTGCCATGCTAGAAACGCTCTACAGCTCTGGACTGCGGGTGTCTGAGTTAGTGAATCTACAACTCAACTGTGTGCTCGACGACATTGGTTTTTTACGTGTAATTGGCAAGGGCAACAAAGAACGTCTAGTCCCCATTGGCAGAGAAGCCTTGAAGCATCTCAATATATATGTAGATCATGTACGTTGTCACTTAGACATAAAAAAAGGACACGAGCATTTTGTGTTTTTAAATCGTAGAGGAGCACAACTGACCCGAGTAATGATTTTTACCATTATTAAAAACCTTGCGCTTAGAATAGGACTAAATAAAAAAATAAGTCCGCACACGTTTAGACATTCTTTTGCCACACACCTGATAGAAGGAGGTGCAGACCTACGAGCCGTACAAGAAATGCTGGGACATGAGTCTATCACCACTACAGAAATATACACCCATTTGGATCGTGATTATCTCACACAAATCATCAGAGATTTTCATCCTCGAAGCTAA